In Tachysurus fulvidraco isolate hzauxx_2018 chromosome 1, HZAU_PFXX_2.0, whole genome shotgun sequence, a single window of DNA contains:
- the LOC125141047 gene encoding serine/threonine-protein kinase pim-3-like — protein MITIPGETIPVPIEVGLMKMVSQPVRCLNMLELLEWFVVQNCLVLVLENPSPCMDLLDFCELHAGKLPEPLARYIMVQVVQAACHCSARGVFHNDIKLENILVNTETLQVKLIDFGVGDPLKGTPYTYCPGTKQYFPPEWCREKLYMAVLPPSGHWASSYSIYDALREMAF, from the exons ATGATAACCATC CCTGGAGAGACCATTCCCGTTCCCATTGAGGTGGGACTGATGAAGATGGTCTCCCAGCCAGTCCGTTGCCTAAATATGCTGGAGCTGCTGGAATGGTTTGTGGTCCAGAACTGCCTGGTGCTTGTCTTGGAAAATCCAAGCCCCTGCATGGACCTCCTGGACTTTTGTGAACTCCACGCAGGTAAGCTCCCTGAACCCCTGGCAAGGTACATCATGGTCCAGGTGGTTCAGGCAGCTTGTCATTGCAGTGCCAGAGGAGTGTTCCACAATGACATCAAACTAGAGAACATCCTCGTCAACACAGAGACGCTCCAGGTGAAGCTTATTGATTTTGGAGTTGGCGACCCGCTGAAGGGAACGCCCTATACCTACTGCCCAG GCACTAAACAGTACTTCCCACCAGAGTGGTGCAGAGAAAAACTTTACATGGCTGTCCTACCACCATCTGGACACTGGGCGTCctcctacagtatatatgatgCTCTGCGGGAAATGGCCTTTTGA